The nucleotide sequence TGCCTCCAGTCATACTTGCATGACTTGTTACATTGTCAAAAACAAAAGGTATCTCCATGCAGTGCGTACTTCGTAGGATGCCATTCATTACGGGTGATTCCCAGGTAAAAAGATACATATACACCGGTGCCCCCTGTTGCGCGGCTTTCAGTCGTGCCTGCTCCACGGCACCGGGACGAAATATAAAGTCAACATCCACCAGGTCCTTAGGTTGATAGTGAGGGTAAGCCTTTTCAAACGCTGCCAGAAAATCGTTGGTATGGTTCCCGTATTTCTGATTGAGTAACTCCAGAGCCTTTTCTTTTGTGATGGTTCTATACGCTGGGACATAGGTGCTCATGGTGAATTCGTGCAAAGTGGTTCCTATCATAACAGGTATATCCTTACTCTGCATCGGAGCCTGAGGGTCGAAAGGCTGTGCGGGTAATACATCGCCATCCACAGTTGGCGCCCAACCGAAAATAAAAGAGGAAATACCCTCTTTCTCTGCTTCGGACTTTACTTTCTTTATGGCTGTTTCGCCGGCGGCCAAAAGCTTTTCATAGGGTAATTTTTGTAACTCGTCGAGCTGAGAGGGTTTCAGCCCCAATTCCTCAACAACGGCCATACCAATGCGTCGGGAATACTTTGATTCCATCGTTCGAAGCATTGAACCGCTCTGGATAATGGCTTTGTGAAACAACCCCTTTGCCGATGGCGTGGCAAGCAGTGTGGAGACTTTGCCTCCTCCGCCCGACTGACCGAATATAGTTACATTCTGTGCATCGCCTCCAAATGAAGTAATATTCTTGTTTACCCATTGAAGTGCAGCAACTATGTCAAGCAGCCCCACATTTCCTGATTTGGCATATTTGTCGCCATAGGCTGAGAGGTCCAGAAAACCCAGTGCGTTAAGTCGGTGGTTTAGGGTTACAACAACTACATCTCCATTCCTTGCCAGATTGCTGCCATCGTACGAAGGTAATTCCTGTCCGCTGCCAGCAGCATAGCCTCCTCCGTGAAGCCATACCATGACGGGACGTTTTTTACCGTCCTTTAATCCGGGTGTCCAGATGTTTACTCGTAGGCAATCTTCGTCGGAGAACCCATCGTTCCAGTTGAAGGCAAAAGCCGATTCATCGTTATACCAACCTGTACGTTTGCCCTGTGGGCAGGTCGGACCGTAGGCCCTGCTACTGCGTATTCCTTCCCATTTTGCCACAGGAGCGGGAGGCATGAAGCGTTCGGCTTTGGCATAAGGAATCCCTTTGTATATATACACCCTGTTTTCTTGATATCCGGCCACAGTCCCATATTCTGTTTCCGCAATTGCATACGTGTCGGATGCATGGATTTCGCCATCGGCTTGTACTTTTTGTTTATTCCATTTTACCATTCCTCCGCAAGATGATAAGAGGAGGGTTGATGTAAATAAGAACAATGTGAATGATAGTTTTTTCATGGTAGCTTAATTTTCTTATTTTTTACATTGGCAATATTACTCCCTTTCCGCCGGAAGGATTGTCTCCTGCATTCAAACGGTTTTCATTTACGTTCAAAATCATTGTTCTCTATGTTCAAATGTTTGTCCTTTTGTTCAAATGGCATCATGCTAGAAGCTATAGTCCGATTTTTATGTTTATTTTCGCATCGCAACTAACAAATCGGACTATGTTAATGGTAGATCATTCGTTTAGAAAAAACATCCTCTTTGTGCACGTATGGCTGTTACTTTTCATCGGCGTGTTCTCCTCCTGTCGTCCTTCGGAACCGGAGACGGGACAAGGATATAGTGCCGGAACCGAGAGCCCCGCCATCACCAACGATATCTCCAACCAACAGATAAAGGCTTTTGCAGAAGATGCACAAGGTTATATATGGCTGGGTACCTTCCGCGGTCTGAACAAATACAACGTGCACGAATACCATCAATACTTCTGCACCGATGACTCGCTGGGATTGCCGGACAATCAAATCACAGACATTCTACTCGACTCCAAGGGAAGGATGTGGGTGGCAACTGTAAACGGAGTCTGCATCTACACTGACAAAGATAATTTCCAGCGCATTCCATTCGAGCACGAAAACAAAAATGTGCATCAGCTGATGGAGAACCGGGAGGGTCATATTCTGATGGCTACCGAACAACAACTCTTTGCTTACAATCCCGACCGTAACCGTCTGGATTGTGTTTTGAACGATCTTGACCCGCAGCATACGTTCAACACGAAATGTCATATAGACAATGAAAACATTCTGTGGGTTGTAAATTACCATTCTCTGCGTTGTTACAACGCATCAACGATGCAACTTCTGGATTCTGTTGCCACAAGGAATTACCCTTATCACTCTTTTCTTCATGGCGACGAACTTTGGCTTACGGGCAACCAGGCTCTTTCCATCTTTGATACACGTACCCGCCAATACCGTCCCGTTCCGGATGCAATTGCCAAACATCCCCTGCTTGCCTCGGCCGATATTGACTATATACACCCTTACGGTTCTGCTTCATTGCTACTGAACACCACCAAATACGGTATGTTCTGCTATAATTACAAGGAGGGCACCGTTACTCATCAGAATGAAGATGGTTTCCCTTTTGAGGTGCCTCGTTTTAAGATTAACCAAATGTTTACAGATTCGCAGCAGAATTTATGGATAGGTTCCGTTGATCAGGGCTACACGGTGTGCTACAACTATAAGGAACGTTTCAATAATAATAATTATCTGCGCTCGCGATTGGAAAACAAATCTGTGGTGTCTATTGCCGTTAGCAAGGAGCAAAATCTTTGGATTTCAACCCTGATGGACGGACTGTTCGTTTACAATATGCGAAACCAGAAGATGGAGTCGATAAATGTGGATCGTCTCTTACCACAGGCCAGAAAGAAAGCCGTTTATGTAAATCAGTTATTAGTGGACCATAACGATGCGATTTGGATGAGTATCACAGATAACGAGGTCCTGAAGTGCCGCTATATAAACGGACGGTTGGATGTGGAGAGCAGGTTTCAAGTATTTTTACCCATGTCCATAACCGAAGACGATGATAAAACTATCTGGATCGGTACGGCCTCCTCTTATTTATATGCTCTACGGCAAGGAGAAAATCAGTTTCGCGCTATACAGGCATTTGATAGCCGGTTTACCTTTATACCCGGCCTATTACCTTTACACAACGGAAATTTACTTGTGGCTGCTTTTTATCAACCGATGAAGTTAATTAATCGTGAAAATAATGAGATTAGCCGCTTTGAGGTTACAGAGGAGGATATGAAAAGCAGCATCCAACGTTCTGTTTTTATTCCAACAGCTTTGCATGAAGATAGCAAAGGAGACATCTGGATAGGTACGGTGAGCAACGGACTGCTTTGCTACACGCCTTCGACGGGAAAAATAAGACCGGTACCCGGAAGTCCCTGTCTGGATATTTCAAGCATTGAAGAAGATGCACAGGGACATCTTTGGGTTAGTACGCTTTACGGTCTGGGTAAGTATGACCGTACCATTGGAACTTTCACCAACTATTACGCAGCCGATGGAATAGGCGGAAACCAATTTTACGACCGGGCATCTTGCCGTCTGCCGGACGGAACGATGATTTTCGGTGGTACACACGGACTAACGTTCTTTAATCCCCTGGACGTTCTCACTAAACGACACGTACCGTTGTTGTTCGAGGATTTGAAAGTTCACAACAGGCGGATACATCCAAACGAGGCGGATTGCATTGACAAGCATCTGTCTTACCGGCCGGATATACGGCTGAGTCACGAGCAGAACGGTTTCAGCATCTCTTTTGCTGCCCTGGATTACTGCGAATTCGAGCGGGTACACTATCACTATATGTTGGAAGGATTCGACAATTATTGGGTAGATGCCCACAACAACCGCGAAGCTTATTACGCTAACCTGCCTGCAGGAACCTATACTTTTAGGGTGAAGATAACAAATAATGACAAAAGTATTGTAGATACCGAAAGCTCTATTCGCGTTATTGTGGAACCCGCACCATGGAATACATGGTGGGCCTATCTGATTTACTTTATCTGTGCGGCGGCTGTCATTCTTCTTTTCCTGCGTGCCATGCTGCGTATCAAAGCAGAGAAGGAAGCAGCTCATCTGGCTAAATTGGAAAAAGAGCAGGAACAACGTGTCAACCAGATGAATATGAGCTTTTTTGCCAACGTTTCCCACGAGTTTCGTACCCCGCTTACCATGATCTCCGCACCTATCATGCAGCTGTGTAACGCTCCGGATATTACCGGAGAGAACAAGAATCTGCTCAATATTGTACAACGTAGTGTGACCCGCATGCTACGCCTTGTGAATCAACTAATGGACTTCAACAAGCTGGAGAACGATAGCCTGAAGCTGAAGGTAGAACGGATGGATATCATCGCTACCTTACAACGGCAGGTAGATATCTTTTGCATGAGTGCCCGCGACAAGGGTATCAGCCTGAACACATACGGACTGGAAGACACGTTCCTGATGTGGTTGGATGAAGACAATGTAGACAAGATTTTTGCAAACCTGATGTCTAACGCTCTTAAGTTCACTCCTGAGGGGGGAAGTATCAGTGTGACTTTCGATTTAATTAATCAGGAAGAAGCAGCGCATCTTTTTTCTTTTACAGAGGCGGAGAAAGATATGCAATATGTAAAGGTTTGTGTAACCAATACCGGACCAAGTATTCCAGAAGATCAGTTGGAAAAGATATTTGAACGTTATTATCAATTAGCGAATCAAACGGAAGGTCGCTACAACTGGGGAACGGGAATTGGTCTCTACTATGCTCGCTGCCTCGTAAAATTACATCACGGACGCATCAAGGCATCAACACCGGATGAAGGAAGTGGTGCTGTTTTCACCTTTATTCTGCCCGTCAACGATAGCTCATATACTGAAGAAGAGCGGGTATCGAAACAGACTAGGCAGTCGGAAATCTTTCCGCTTGAAGAGGAACATGATGTAGATTACACCGAAAATCAGAAGCCAAAAGGTGTAGAAGAGAGGAAGAGCATACTGGTGGTGGACGACGATACCGAAGTGGTACACTATCTGAAGACTCTTTTATCACCCCGCTATCAGATCATCTGTCGCTTCAACGTTGACAGTGCTCTGAAAACAATGCAGGAGGAGGCTCCCGATTTGATACTGAGCGACGTCGTTATGCCCGATAAAGATGGCTACAATCTTTGCCGGGAAGTTAAAGATAACTTGCAGCTATGCCATATCCCCGTCATATTGGTAACAGCCAAAGCTACATTGGCAAATCAAGTGGAGGGACTCAATATCGGAGCCGATGCGTATGTGACTAAGCCCTTCGACCCAGGCTACCTGTTGGCTCTTATCAACTCTCAACTGAAAAACCGCGATAAAGTACGCAACCTCCTTAGTCAGTCCACTCAAACGGATAAAATTGAAGAGAACATCCTCTCTCCACAAGACAATGCCTTCATGACCGATCTCTATCACCTGATGGAGAACGAACTTTCCAACCCAGAGCTGGACGTGGTTCGCATGACGGAGTTGTTGCACATCTCCCGTACAAAGTTTTACTACAAGGTGAAAGGATTGACGGGCGTAAACCCAAGCGTATTTTTCAAGACTTACAAGCTGAATCGTGCGGCAGAACTTATAAACGAAGGGAAATATACGGTATCTGAAATTGCCGATATGACTGGCTTTAGCACCTTGTCTCATTTCTCTGCCAGCTTCAAGAAACACTTCGGTACGAGTCCGAGTGAATATCATAAACCTTAGTTCCAGGAGACTTTCAGAATTATTCTAGTTACAGGTCAAAAGTCTGCCAAGCAAAGAAATAAAGTGTAAAGATTTGCTGTATGATGTAAAAAAAGAAGAGGCCTTGACATACGCCAAAGCCTCTTCTTTTTTTACTATTATCTTATTGAATAGAAAAGTCGAAAACCGATTGATTTGTAAATCCCCCCTGAGGAATTGTTCCTTGATAAAAGAAACAATATTCGCCTGGATAAAGCTGCGCATTAGGCACAACCTTATACGTAAAGTCGTCGATCGCAGTAATTGTAAAAGGGATGATACTCTTTTCATCAACACCAAGATTAGAACCCGAATAAACATTCACCTTACCAGTAACCATTTCGCGAGAATTCTTTTTAGCCTTTAGCTTTACCAATACAAATTCGTTTGGCGATGTAGCAGCAGCAAACCACCAGTTAGATGCCCCAATTGCAAAATCATTACTTTTTCTGGCAAAATAGAACATAAACTCCGGACTAAAAGAATATATTACATTCGCCGACTGTCCTTTATTAATTACAGACTTAACCTTTGCGCTAGCAATACCATAAGAAAAGTTCGCGCCAAGTGTATTTGTTTTTGTCCCCGAAAATACTGAAGGCAAAAGCTTTACTGGGTTTTTATCTGCAAGATAAAAGATACCTGTTTTAGAATCGGTAACAGCAATATTTTTGCTATCTGTCTTGTCTTTG is from uncultured Macellibacteroides sp. and encodes:
- a CDS encoding two-component regulator propeller domain-containing protein translates to MLMVDHSFRKNILFVHVWLLLFIGVFSSCRPSEPETGQGYSAGTESPAITNDISNQQIKAFAEDAQGYIWLGTFRGLNKYNVHEYHQYFCTDDSLGLPDNQITDILLDSKGRMWVATVNGVCIYTDKDNFQRIPFEHENKNVHQLMENREGHILMATEQQLFAYNPDRNRLDCVLNDLDPQHTFNTKCHIDNENILWVVNYHSLRCYNASTMQLLDSVATRNYPYHSFLHGDELWLTGNQALSIFDTRTRQYRPVPDAIAKHPLLASADIDYIHPYGSASLLLNTTKYGMFCYNYKEGTVTHQNEDGFPFEVPRFKINQMFTDSQQNLWIGSVDQGYTVCYNYKERFNNNNYLRSRLENKSVVSIAVSKEQNLWISTLMDGLFVYNMRNQKMESINVDRLLPQARKKAVYVNQLLVDHNDAIWMSITDNEVLKCRYINGRLDVESRFQVFLPMSITEDDDKTIWIGTASSYLYALRQGENQFRAIQAFDSRFTFIPGLLPLHNGNLLVAAFYQPMKLINRENNEISRFEVTEEDMKSSIQRSVFIPTALHEDSKGDIWIGTVSNGLLCYTPSTGKIRPVPGSPCLDISSIEEDAQGHLWVSTLYGLGKYDRTIGTFTNYYAADGIGGNQFYDRASCRLPDGTMIFGGTHGLTFFNPLDVLTKRHVPLLFEDLKVHNRRIHPNEADCIDKHLSYRPDIRLSHEQNGFSISFAALDYCEFERVHYHYMLEGFDNYWVDAHNNREAYYANLPAGTYTFRVKITNNDKSIVDTESSIRVIVEPAPWNTWWAYLIYFICAAAVILLFLRAMLRIKAEKEAAHLAKLEKEQEQRVNQMNMSFFANVSHEFRTPLTMISAPIMQLCNAPDITGENKNLLNIVQRSVTRMLRLVNQLMDFNKLENDSLKLKVERMDIIATLQRQVDIFCMSARDKGISLNTYGLEDTFLMWLDEDNVDKIFANLMSNALKFTPEGGSISVTFDLINQEEAAHLFSFTEAEKDMQYVKVCVTNTGPSIPEDQLEKIFERYYQLANQTEGRYNWGTGIGLYYARCLVKLHHGRIKASTPDEGSGAVFTFILPVNDSSYTEEERVSKQTRQSEIFPLEEEHDVDYTENQKPKGVEERKSILVVDDDTEVVHYLKTLLSPRYQIICRFNVDSALKTMQEEAPDLILSDVVMPDKDGYNLCREVKDNLQLCHIPVILVTAKATLANQVEGLNIGADAYVTKPFDPGYLLALINSQLKNRDKVRNLLSQSTQTDKIEENILSPQDNAFMTDLYHLMENELSNPELDVVRMTELLHISRTKFYYKVKGLTGVNPSVFFKTYKLNRAAELINEGKYTVSEIADMTGFSTLSHFSASFKKHFGTSPSEYHKP
- a CDS encoding carboxylesterase/lipase family protein, yielding MKKLSFTLFLFTSTLLLSSCGGMVKWNKQKVQADGEIHASDTYAIAETEYGTVAGYQENRVYIYKGIPYAKAERFMPPAPVAKWEGIRSSRAYGPTCPQGKRTGWYNDESAFAFNWNDGFSDEDCLRVNIWTPGLKDGKKRPVMVWLHGGGYAAGSGQELPSYDGSNLARNGDVVVVTLNHRLNALGFLDLSAYGDKYAKSGNVGLLDIVAALQWVNKNITSFGGDAQNVTIFGQSGGGGKVSTLLATPSAKGLFHKAIIQSGSMLRTMESKYSRRIGMAVVEELGLKPSQLDELQKLPYEKLLAAGETAIKKVKSEAEKEGISSFIFGWAPTVDGDVLPAQPFDPQAPMQSKDIPVMIGTTLHEFTMSTYVPAYRTITKEKALELLNQKYGNHTNDFLAAFEKAYPHYQPKDLVDVDFIFRPGAVEQARLKAAQQGAPVYMYLFTWESPVMNGILRSTHCMEIPFVFDNVTSHASMTGGNRKGQILAEKMSNAWINFARTGNPNHNGLPQWDPYTAEKGSTMCFDNTCEVKYNHDKELMELVRAFPTRGF